The Parus major isolate Abel chromosome 4, Parus_major1.1, whole genome shotgun sequence genome has a window encoding:
- the SRP72 gene encoding signal recognition particle subunit SRP72 isoform X1, with amino-acid sequence MAAAAGAAAAAGLWSEVNRCGQNGDFARALKSVNKILQINKDDVTALQCKVVCLIQNGNFKEALGIINTHTKVLTSDVIAFEKAYCEYRLNRIESALKTIQSASQQTDKLKELYGQVLYRLERYDDCLAAYRDLIRNSQDEYEEERKTNLSAVVAAQSTWEKVVPEDLGLREATYELCYNSACALIGQGKLNEAMKKLQKAEELCRQSLSEDSDVTEEDIEAELAIIHGQMAYIMQLQGRTEDALQLYNQIIKLKPTDVGLLAVIANNIITINKDQNVFDSKKKVKLTNAEGVEHKLSKKQLQAIEFNKALLAMYTNQADQCRKLSASLQSQSPEHLLPVLIQAAQLCREKQHAKAVGLLQDFADQHPANAAEIKLTMAQLKIAQGIWCPFWEVSAHDNGTRGSVTKACMILRSIEELQHKPGMVSALVTMYSHEEDIDSAIEVFTQAIQWYQQYQPKSPVHLSLIREAANFKLKHGRKKEAISDLEELWKQNPKDVHTLAQLISAYSLVDPEKAKVLSKHLPSSDTMSLKVDVDALENSHGATYVRKKAGKLTGDNQQKEQGQGEVKKKKKKKKGKLPKNYDPKVTPDPERWLPMRERSYYRGRKKGKKKEQVGKGTQGSTTTGSSELDASRTASSPPTSPRPGSGAAVSATSNVIPPRHQKPAGAPATKKKQQQKKKKGSKGGW; translated from the exons atggcggcggccgcgggggcggcggcggcggcggggctgtGGAGCGAGGTGAACCGCTGCGGCCAGAACGGCGACTTCGCTCGCGCGCTCAAGTCCGTCAATAAGA TACTGCAGATCAACAAAGATGACGTGACTGCACTTCAGTGTAAAGTAGTGTGTCTTATCCAGAATGGGAACTTTAAGGAAGCCCTTGGTATAATCAATACCCACACTAAAGTGTTAACCAG TGATGTTATTGCCTTTGAGAAGGCCTACTGTGAATACAGGTTGAACCGTATTGAAAGTGCTCTCAAGACCATTCAGAGTGCCAGTCAGCAGACAGACAAACTGAAGGAGCTTTACGGACAAGTG ttGTACAGACTGGAGCGTTATGACGATTGTCTGGCTGCGTACAGGGATCTCATCCGCAACTCCCAGGATGAGTatgaggaggagagaaaaaccaACCTCTCTGCTGTTGTGGCAGCACAAAGCACGTGGGAGAAGGTGGTGCCA GAGGATTTAGGCCTTCGAGAAGCTACCTACGAGCTGTGTTATAACAGTGCATGTGCATTGATTGGGCAAGGAAAGCTGaatgaagcaatgaaaaaaCTACAGAAAGCAGAAG AGCTGTGCCGCCAGTCACTGTCAGAAGACTCT GATGTGACAGAGGAAGACATTGAGGCTGAACTGGCTATTATTCATGGTCAGATGGCTTATATCATGCAACTGCAGGGCCGTACAGAGGATGCTCTACAGCTCTACAATCAAATAATCAAGTTGAa GCCAACAGATGTAGGACTTCTTGCTGTCATTGCAAATAATATCATCACAATTAATAAG GACCAAAATGTCTTTGATTCAAAGAAAAAGGTGAAGCTGACCAATGCAGAAGGCGTTGAGCATAAACTCTCCAAGAAGCAGCTCCAGGCGATTGAATTCAACAAAGCTTTGCTTGCAATGTACACTAACCAG GCAGATCAGTGCCGCAAGCTGTCAGCAAGCCTGCAGTCCCAGAGCCCTGAACACCTGCTCCCTGTGCTTATCcaggcagcccagctgtgtcGTGAGAAGCAGCATGCAAAGGCTGTAGGGCTTCTGCAG GACTTTGCAGACCAGCACCCTGCCAATGCAGCTGAGATCAAGCTGACGATGGCCCAGCTAAAAATTGCTCAAGGTATCTGGTGTCCTTTTTGGGAAGTGTCTGCACATGACAATGGTACAAGGG GCAGTGTCACCAAAGCCTGCATGATTCTGAGGAGCATAGAAGAACTGCAGCACAAGCCTGGTATG GTGTCTGCATTGGTGACAATGTACAGTCATGAAGAGGATATCGACAGTGCAATTGAAGTCTTCACACAGGCTATCCAGTGGTATCAGCAATACCAG CCAAAGTCTCCTGTCCATTTGTCACTGATAAGGGAAGCTGCCAACTTCAAACTAAAGCATGGCAGGAAGAAGGAAGCAATCAGCGACTTGGAGGAGCTCTGGAA GCAAAACCCAAAAGATGTGCATACTCTGGCACAGCTCATCTCTGCATATTCCCTGGTTGACCCTGAAAAAGCTAAAGT TCTTAGCAAACACTTGCCTTCCTCAGACACCATGTCACTGAAAGTAGATGTTGATGCGCTGGAGAACTCCCATGGAGCAACCTATGTTCGGAAGAAAGCTGGGAAGCTCACTGGAGACAACCAGCAGAAGGAGCAAGG aCAAGgtgaagtgaagaaaaagaagaaaaaaaagaagg GAAAGCTGCCAAAGAACTACGACCCCAAGGTGACTCCCGACCCTGAGCGATGGCTTCCAATGCGAGAGCGGTCCTACTACCGTGGACGGAAGAAGGGCAAGAAGAAGGAGCAGGTTGGCAAGGGGACTCAGGGTTCAACCACAACTGGCTCCTCTGAACT GGATGCCAGTAGAACTGCCAGCAGCCCACCTACCTCCCCTCGGCCCGGCAGCGGGGCAGCAGTATCGGCTACAAGTAACGTCATCCCTCCCAGGCACCAAAAACCCGCCGGTGCTCCAGCCACcaagaagaaacagcagcagaaaaagaagaaagggtCTAAAGGAGGGTGGTAA
- the SRP72 gene encoding signal recognition particle subunit SRP72 isoform X2: MAAAAGAAAAAGLWSEVNRCGQNGDFARALKSVNKILQINKDDVTALQCKVVCLIQNGNFKEALGIINTHTKVLTSDVIAFEKAYCEYRLNRIESALKTIQSASQQTDKLKELYGQVLYRLERYDDCLAAYRDLIRNSQDEYEEERKTNLSAVVAAQSTWEKVVPEDLGLREATYELCYNSACALIGQGKLNEAMKKLQKAEELCRQSLSEDSDVTEEDIEAELAIIHGQMAYIMQLQGRTEDALQLYNQIIKLKPTDVGLLAVIANNIITINKDQNVFDSKKKVKLTNAEGVEHKLSKKQLQAIEFNKALLAMYTNQADQCRKLSASLQSQSPEHLLPVLIQAAQLCREKQHAKAVGLLQDFADQHPANAAEIKLTMAQLKIAQGSVTKACMILRSIEELQHKPGMVSALVTMYSHEEDIDSAIEVFTQAIQWYQQYQPKSPVHLSLIREAANFKLKHGRKKEAISDLEELWKQNPKDVHTLAQLISAYSLVDPEKAKVLSKHLPSSDTMSLKVDVDALENSHGATYVRKKAGKLTGDNQQKEQGQGEVKKKKKKKKGKLPKNYDPKVTPDPERWLPMRERSYYRGRKKGKKKEQVGKGTQGSTTTGSSELDASRTASSPPTSPRPGSGAAVSATSNVIPPRHQKPAGAPATKKKQQQKKKKGSKGGW; the protein is encoded by the exons atggcggcggccgcgggggcggcggcggcggcggggctgtGGAGCGAGGTGAACCGCTGCGGCCAGAACGGCGACTTCGCTCGCGCGCTCAAGTCCGTCAATAAGA TACTGCAGATCAACAAAGATGACGTGACTGCACTTCAGTGTAAAGTAGTGTGTCTTATCCAGAATGGGAACTTTAAGGAAGCCCTTGGTATAATCAATACCCACACTAAAGTGTTAACCAG TGATGTTATTGCCTTTGAGAAGGCCTACTGTGAATACAGGTTGAACCGTATTGAAAGTGCTCTCAAGACCATTCAGAGTGCCAGTCAGCAGACAGACAAACTGAAGGAGCTTTACGGACAAGTG ttGTACAGACTGGAGCGTTATGACGATTGTCTGGCTGCGTACAGGGATCTCATCCGCAACTCCCAGGATGAGTatgaggaggagagaaaaaccaACCTCTCTGCTGTTGTGGCAGCACAAAGCACGTGGGAGAAGGTGGTGCCA GAGGATTTAGGCCTTCGAGAAGCTACCTACGAGCTGTGTTATAACAGTGCATGTGCATTGATTGGGCAAGGAAAGCTGaatgaagcaatgaaaaaaCTACAGAAAGCAGAAG AGCTGTGCCGCCAGTCACTGTCAGAAGACTCT GATGTGACAGAGGAAGACATTGAGGCTGAACTGGCTATTATTCATGGTCAGATGGCTTATATCATGCAACTGCAGGGCCGTACAGAGGATGCTCTACAGCTCTACAATCAAATAATCAAGTTGAa GCCAACAGATGTAGGACTTCTTGCTGTCATTGCAAATAATATCATCACAATTAATAAG GACCAAAATGTCTTTGATTCAAAGAAAAAGGTGAAGCTGACCAATGCAGAAGGCGTTGAGCATAAACTCTCCAAGAAGCAGCTCCAGGCGATTGAATTCAACAAAGCTTTGCTTGCAATGTACACTAACCAG GCAGATCAGTGCCGCAAGCTGTCAGCAAGCCTGCAGTCCCAGAGCCCTGAACACCTGCTCCCTGTGCTTATCcaggcagcccagctgtgtcGTGAGAAGCAGCATGCAAAGGCTGTAGGGCTTCTGCAG GACTTTGCAGACCAGCACCCTGCCAATGCAGCTGAGATCAAGCTGACGATGGCCCAGCTAAAAATTGCTCAAG GCAGTGTCACCAAAGCCTGCATGATTCTGAGGAGCATAGAAGAACTGCAGCACAAGCCTGGTATG GTGTCTGCATTGGTGACAATGTACAGTCATGAAGAGGATATCGACAGTGCAATTGAAGTCTTCACACAGGCTATCCAGTGGTATCAGCAATACCAG CCAAAGTCTCCTGTCCATTTGTCACTGATAAGGGAAGCTGCCAACTTCAAACTAAAGCATGGCAGGAAGAAGGAAGCAATCAGCGACTTGGAGGAGCTCTGGAA GCAAAACCCAAAAGATGTGCATACTCTGGCACAGCTCATCTCTGCATATTCCCTGGTTGACCCTGAAAAAGCTAAAGT TCTTAGCAAACACTTGCCTTCCTCAGACACCATGTCACTGAAAGTAGATGTTGATGCGCTGGAGAACTCCCATGGAGCAACCTATGTTCGGAAGAAAGCTGGGAAGCTCACTGGAGACAACCAGCAGAAGGAGCAAGG aCAAGgtgaagtgaagaaaaagaagaaaaaaaagaagg GAAAGCTGCCAAAGAACTACGACCCCAAGGTGACTCCCGACCCTGAGCGATGGCTTCCAATGCGAGAGCGGTCCTACTACCGTGGACGGAAGAAGGGCAAGAAGAAGGAGCAGGTTGGCAAGGGGACTCAGGGTTCAACCACAACTGGCTCCTCTGAACT GGATGCCAGTAGAACTGCCAGCAGCCCACCTACCTCCCCTCGGCCCGGCAGCGGGGCAGCAGTATCGGCTACAAGTAACGTCATCCCTCCCAGGCACCAAAAACCCGCCGGTGCTCCAGCCACcaagaagaaacagcagcagaaaaagaagaaagggtCTAAAGGAGGGTGGTAA
- the SRP72 gene encoding signal recognition particle subunit SRP72 isoform X3 — translation MTKMKSATQELSGSEMFVFQILFLLRNFPKSDVIAFEKAYCEYRLNRIESALKTIQSASQQTDKLKELYGQVLYRLERYDDCLAAYRDLIRNSQDEYEEERKTNLSAVVAAQSTWEKVVPEDLGLREATYELCYNSACALIGQGKLNEAMKKLQKAEELCRQSLSEDSDVTEEDIEAELAIIHGQMAYIMQLQGRTEDALQLYNQIIKLKPTDVGLLAVIANNIITINKDQNVFDSKKKVKLTNAEGVEHKLSKKQLQAIEFNKALLAMYTNQADQCRKLSASLQSQSPEHLLPVLIQAAQLCREKQHAKAVGLLQDFADQHPANAAEIKLTMAQLKIAQGIWCPFWEVSAHDNGTRGSVTKACMILRSIEELQHKPGMVSALVTMYSHEEDIDSAIEVFTQAIQWYQQYQPKSPVHLSLIREAANFKLKHGRKKEAISDLEELWKQNPKDVHTLAQLISAYSLVDPEKAKVLSKHLPSSDTMSLKVDVDALENSHGATYVRKKAGKLTGDNQQKEQGQGEVKKKKKKKKGKLPKNYDPKVTPDPERWLPMRERSYYRGRKKGKKKEQVGKGTQGSTTTGSSELDASRTASSPPTSPRPGSGAAVSATSNVIPPRHQKPAGAPATKKKQQQKKKKGSKGGW, via the exons ATGACAAAGATGAAAAGTGCTACCCAAGAACTCTCTGGCAGCgaaatgtttgtatttcagaTACTGTTCTTACTAAGGAACTTCCCAAAAAG TGATGTTATTGCCTTTGAGAAGGCCTACTGTGAATACAGGTTGAACCGTATTGAAAGTGCTCTCAAGACCATTCAGAGTGCCAGTCAGCAGACAGACAAACTGAAGGAGCTTTACGGACAAGTG ttGTACAGACTGGAGCGTTATGACGATTGTCTGGCTGCGTACAGGGATCTCATCCGCAACTCCCAGGATGAGTatgaggaggagagaaaaaccaACCTCTCTGCTGTTGTGGCAGCACAAAGCACGTGGGAGAAGGTGGTGCCA GAGGATTTAGGCCTTCGAGAAGCTACCTACGAGCTGTGTTATAACAGTGCATGTGCATTGATTGGGCAAGGAAAGCTGaatgaagcaatgaaaaaaCTACAGAAAGCAGAAG AGCTGTGCCGCCAGTCACTGTCAGAAGACTCT GATGTGACAGAGGAAGACATTGAGGCTGAACTGGCTATTATTCATGGTCAGATGGCTTATATCATGCAACTGCAGGGCCGTACAGAGGATGCTCTACAGCTCTACAATCAAATAATCAAGTTGAa GCCAACAGATGTAGGACTTCTTGCTGTCATTGCAAATAATATCATCACAATTAATAAG GACCAAAATGTCTTTGATTCAAAGAAAAAGGTGAAGCTGACCAATGCAGAAGGCGTTGAGCATAAACTCTCCAAGAAGCAGCTCCAGGCGATTGAATTCAACAAAGCTTTGCTTGCAATGTACACTAACCAG GCAGATCAGTGCCGCAAGCTGTCAGCAAGCCTGCAGTCCCAGAGCCCTGAACACCTGCTCCCTGTGCTTATCcaggcagcccagctgtgtcGTGAGAAGCAGCATGCAAAGGCTGTAGGGCTTCTGCAG GACTTTGCAGACCAGCACCCTGCCAATGCAGCTGAGATCAAGCTGACGATGGCCCAGCTAAAAATTGCTCAAGGTATCTGGTGTCCTTTTTGGGAAGTGTCTGCACATGACAATGGTACAAGGG GCAGTGTCACCAAAGCCTGCATGATTCTGAGGAGCATAGAAGAACTGCAGCACAAGCCTGGTATG GTGTCTGCATTGGTGACAATGTACAGTCATGAAGAGGATATCGACAGTGCAATTGAAGTCTTCACACAGGCTATCCAGTGGTATCAGCAATACCAG CCAAAGTCTCCTGTCCATTTGTCACTGATAAGGGAAGCTGCCAACTTCAAACTAAAGCATGGCAGGAAGAAGGAAGCAATCAGCGACTTGGAGGAGCTCTGGAA GCAAAACCCAAAAGATGTGCATACTCTGGCACAGCTCATCTCTGCATATTCCCTGGTTGACCCTGAAAAAGCTAAAGT TCTTAGCAAACACTTGCCTTCCTCAGACACCATGTCACTGAAAGTAGATGTTGATGCGCTGGAGAACTCCCATGGAGCAACCTATGTTCGGAAGAAAGCTGGGAAGCTCACTGGAGACAACCAGCAGAAGGAGCAAGG aCAAGgtgaagtgaagaaaaagaagaaaaaaaagaagg GAAAGCTGCCAAAGAACTACGACCCCAAGGTGACTCCCGACCCTGAGCGATGGCTTCCAATGCGAGAGCGGTCCTACTACCGTGGACGGAAGAAGGGCAAGAAGAAGGAGCAGGTTGGCAAGGGGACTCAGGGTTCAACCACAACTGGCTCCTCTGAACT GGATGCCAGTAGAACTGCCAGCAGCCCACCTACCTCCCCTCGGCCCGGCAGCGGGGCAGCAGTATCGGCTACAAGTAACGTCATCCCTCCCAGGCACCAAAAACCCGCCGGTGCTCCAGCCACcaagaagaaacagcagcagaaaaagaagaaagggtCTAAAGGAGGGTGGTAA